From Trichoplusia ni isolate ovarian cell line Hi5 chromosome 8, tn1, whole genome shotgun sequence, one genomic window encodes:
- the LOC113496830 gene encoding U4/U6.U5 small nuclear ribonucleoprotein 27 kDa protein yields MGRSPSPRRRDERRRDRDRDRDRDRDRERRRPRTRSRSRSLDRRRRSPDRRRSPSPRRRRSRSPSPGPSTSFVKPKKTFGERPIVTPADLEGKTPEEQEMLKVMGFCGFDTTKGKKVDDNIEGDVHVVLKRKYRQYMNRKGGFNRPLDFVA; encoded by the coding sequence ATGGGTCGTTCGCCCAGCCCGCGGCGGCGCGACGAAAGGCGAAGAGACCGAGACAGAGACAGGGACCGGGATAGGGACCGCGAGAGGCGGAGGCCTCGCACCCGGTCCCGCTCGCGGTCCCTAGACCGGCGGCGGCGCTCGCCCGACCGCCGCCGGAGCCCctcgccgcgccgccgccgctccaGGTCGCCCTCACCAGGACCCTCCACATCCTTCGTGAAGCCGAAGAAGACCTTCGGCGAGCGTCCGATCGTCACTCCCGCCGACCTTGAAGGCAAAACTCCTGAGGAACAGGAGATGTTGAAGGTAATGGGTTTTTGTGGTTTTGACACGACGAAAGGCAAAAAGGTGGATGATAATATTGAGGGGGATGTCCATGTGGTGCTAAAGCGCAAGTACAGACAGTACATGAACAGGAAGGGCGGGTTCAACAGGCCTTTAGACTTCGTAGCATGA